TTTCAAGATAGGTTCTGTCCGCAATCTGCGCCACGAGGTCAGCCGTGCCTATCACCCGCCCGAGCATGCCCGCCTCTTCCGAAGCAAAGGCCAGCTCATCCGGTGACTTGGCCAGAATGGTACAGCGGATCATATCCGCACAGTCGCGAATCTCATTTGCGGCATAGTTGCGCGAAGCCAGATACCGCTGCATGAAGCCGACACTGCGTTCCTCATGTCCTACTGTGTATTTGGCGCCTGTGCCGTCTATGTCTCCATCTTCCTGTATAAGACCCACATCATGAAAATAGGCCGCAAGCACGCAAAGCAGAAAGCCGCGCGCCGAGAACGTGCTTCTGCCGTCAAGAACACACCCGTGCAGCAAGCGAGCCGTAGCCAGCACCACCGAGCATGTATGTTCCAGATTGTGGTACTTGGCAGTGCTCTTCCGGTAGCCCGGATACAGCCCGCCAAACAGACGCACCACATCGGCATGAACAGCCGCCAGCTCATCGCCGATTTCATCCAGACCGAGTAACGCGGCAATATGCAGGACTTCTCCCAGCACGGCCCCGCCACTCTTCGGGTCGATAAAATCGTAGAGATGCTTGCTTGTTTTTTCCATGCGCTGCCTCACAGCCGTTTGATATCCCTGCAAGTGTACCATTTTTGGCATCATTGCGCCATTGCTTAGTTCTTCACCACGGTCCGGGGGATAACAAAAAAGTCCCCGCACGGGGCGGGGACAGAAGACATGCATACCATCAACAAATCACTGTATCAGGGAAAGTAGCGCGTGCACGGCGGCGGCTGTTCCGCCCTGCCGCTGCGAAAGCCAGTCGGCAAACTGCCCCTGAACCTTCTCACGCGGTGCGGGGCGCTTGAGATTGCGCAGCAGCTGTTCAAACACCTCTTCCGTATCTGCGGCAACGTGCACCAGTTTTTCATCAATAAGACCTTCCGCCCAGGCAAAGTTGCTGTAGGAAGGACCGATAACCGGCGATATGCCGAAGGCCAGCGGCTCAAGGAAGTTCTGTCCGCCAAGCGGGGCAAGACTGCCCCCCACAAACACCGCACGGGAAAGCGCATACACGTGGTTCAGCTCACCGAATTCGTCCCACAGGATAACGGTTCCCGGTGCGGGCGGGCCGTCGGCGGCACTGCGACGCACCATGGGAATTCCTTCGCGGCGCAGCCACGTCTCCCACGAAACCACACGTTCCATATGGCGCGGAATAAGGGCAATGCTGGTCTTGGGGCGCGCCTCACGCAGCTTGCGGATGAGCGTCTGCACCTCTGCCTCTTCTTCCATGCGCACGGAACCGAGGGTCACGAGGGAAGTATTCTCCTTGATTACCGTATCCTGCAGCGGATTGGGGGCAGAAGGATCAGCAGGATGCACCCTGTCGAACTTCATGTTGTGCATGACATGCATGCTCTGCTCGCCGAACAGGGCGGCAAACCGGCGCGCATCATTCTCTGAGATGGCAAGCACCGTCTCCGGCCGCAACCCCTTCCACAACGAAGGCGTGGCAAGATATCCGGCAAGGCTGCGTGTGGTCATGCGGCCGTTCAGCACGGCCACAGGCACATTGCGTTCATCACAGGCCGTCAGCAGGCCCGGCCACAATTCCGTTTCCAGCAAAACCACGGCGCGCGGGGCGGCAAGACGCACGGCCTTGCGCATCAGCGCCGGTTTATCAAAAGGGAAATAGCGCAGCTGCACGTTGAAACGCGGTCTTTCTTCCGCGCACCATGCCCTTGCTCTTTCCAGCACCTCCATCCCCTGCAGCGTACAGGTGGTAAGCAACAGGTTGAATCCTCTGTCTTCCGGCAGCTGCCGCAGCAGTTCCCAGCTCAGATAGGCTTCTCCCCCCGATGCGGCCTGCACCCACACGTCGGCCTTGGATGCCCAGTCGTCGGGAACCAGCCGCTGGGGCAGTCCGTGCCGCAGGCGTTTGTTACGCTCGAGCACGGGGCGCAGAATGGTCCAGAGAGAGCT
This is a stretch of genomic DNA from Desulfovibrio subterraneus. It encodes these proteins:
- a CDS encoding 3-deoxy-D-manno-octulosonic acid transferase, with amino-acid sequence MTLSFSNSLLLKAYSSLWTILRPVLERNKRLRHGLPQRLVPDDWASKADVWVQAASGGEAYLSWELLRQLPEDRGFNLLLTTCTLQGMEVLERARAWCAEERPRFNVQLRYFPFDKPALMRKAVRLAAPRAVVLLETELWPGLLTACDERNVPVAVLNGRMTTRSLAGYLATPSLWKGLRPETVLAISENDARRFAALFGEQSMHVMHNMKFDRVHPADPSAPNPLQDTVIKENTSLVTLGSVRMEEEAEVQTLIRKLREARPKTSIALIPRHMERVVSWETWLRREGIPMVRRSAADGPPAPGTVILWDEFGELNHVYALSRAVFVGGSLAPLGGQNFLEPLAFGISPVIGPSYSNFAWAEGLIDEKLVHVAADTEEVFEQLLRNLKRPAPREKVQGQFADWLSQRQGGTAAAVHALLSLIQ